From Glycine max cultivar Williams 82 chromosome 11, Glycine_max_v4.0, whole genome shotgun sequence, the proteins below share one genomic window:
- the LOC100803815 gene encoding protein WUSCHEL: MMEPQQQQGSQQQQQNEDAGGSGKGGFLSRQSSTRWTPTNDQIRILKDLYYNNGIRSPSAEQIQRISARLRQYGKIEGKNVFYWFQNHKARERQKKRFTFDHNNNNVPMQQRPPTHPNPSASAWKPDPIHTKYSNISSTAGISSASSSSVEMVTVGHMGNYGYGSAPMEKSFRDCSISAGGSSGHVGINHNLGWVGVDPYSSTYANFFDKIRPTDQEEEAENFGATKIETLPLFPMHGEDIHGYCNLKSNSYNYDGNGWYHTEEGFKNASRASLELSLNSYTRRSPDYD, from the exons ATGATGGaacctcaacaacaacaagggagccaacaacaacaacaaaacgaGGATGCAGGTGGCAGTGGAAAAGGGGGGTTTCTGAGCAGGCAAAGTAGTACACGGTGGACTCCCACAAACGACCAGATACGAATACTGAAGGACCTTTACTACAACAATGGAATTAGATCCCCGAGTGCAGAGCAGATTCAGAGGATCTCTGCTAGGCTGAGGCAGTACGGTAAGATTGAAGGCAAGAATGTCTTTTATTGGTTCCAGAACCACAAAGCTCGAGAAAGGCAGAAGAAAAGGTTCACTTTTGATCATAATAACAATAACGTCCCCATGCAACAAAGACCACCAACTCATCCTAATCCTTCTGCTTCTGCTTGGAAACCTGATCCCATTCACACCAAGTATTCTAACATCTCTTCTACTGCAG GGATCTCTTcggcatcttcttcttctgttgagATGGTTACTGTGGGACATATGGGGAATTATGGGTATGGTTCTGCGCCCATGGAGAAAAGTTTTAGG GACTGCTCAATATCAGCTGGGGGTAGCAGTGGCCATGTTGGAATAAACCACAACTTGGGGTGGGTCGGTGTGGACCCATATTCCTCAACCTATGCCAACTTCTTTGACAAAATAAGGCCAACTGAtcaggaagaagaagcagagaATTTTGGTGCTACTAAGATTGAAACCCTCCCTTTATTCCCTATGCACGGTGAGGACATCCATGGCTATTGCAACCTCAAGTCTAATTCCTATAACTATGATGGAAATGGCTGGTATCATACTGAAGAAGGGTTCAAGAATGCTTCCCGTGCTTCCTTGGAGCTCAGTCTCAATTCCTACACTCGCAGGTCTCCAGATTATGATTAA
- the LOC100803281 gene encoding filament-like plant protein 4, giving the protein MDRRGWLWKKKSSDKNIKVENEKPMPTSESVGPTLSSVAHAGDQQDNIKNKNYVQISMESYAHMSGLEDQVVNLEDQVKALEEKLSAVYSELNNKDNLVKQHAKVAEEAVSGWEKADAEVVSLRRQLESLSLSKLTVDEKAAHLDEALKECMKQIRTVKEESEQKLQEVILMKSHQWEKIKLELEAQIDNLDEGLRELASENAALLRSVQESSNKIVKLKEEKSEAEAEVEHLEKNIQSKEKEITSLKYELHMISKEMDIRNEEKNMIMRSAEVANKQHTEDGKNIDKLESECQRLRGLLRKKLPGPAALAQMKLEVESSHHVISAPHLRKTSSKTDGLQASEFLTKQLKVLEEETKTLKEALASSNAELQASRNLYAKTVGRLKRLEAEIHQERNSQKAMLATNYGNPFSRVYSYPPSITSISDNGHEDSESHVESCATSIPDHSDIRRIGSVGKLENHKSETISELMDDFLEVEKMACLSDNGGVPLGIISKANDDAEDKKETSCLSSNKNCFDRINQSIEPEAAEHVEHMQDLKEKKMMLLENMQLLEELKAQLASSNKSCSLGEIQLKCMTESYRSLQTRVEVLEAENKYLKEKMDELKNDLAEEKQSHHDALVRYKEIEEKMQRDKCLVCASNSAANSGKDKELAAAEKKLAECQETLSILGRQLQAMCPQIGVTMTHHSKRLQMNEKFAKPTYGWSNSYGSCNSNEIDRAEACSVVSDIQGVTDELSSHNNSGATSCLSDTEGNYWLNP; this is encoded by the exons ATGGACCGCCGGGGTTGGCTCTGGAAGAAAAAATCATCtgataaaaacataaaggtTGAGAATGAGAAACCAATGCCTACATCTGAATCTGTTGGCCCTACCTTGTCTTCTGTGGCACATGCAGGAGATCAG CAAGACAACatcaaaaataagaattatGTTCAAATATCAATGGAATCATACGCACATATGTCTGGATTGGAAGATCAAGTTGTAAACTTGGAGGATCAAGTAAAAGCTTTGGAAGAAAAGCTATCTGCAGTTTATTCAGAATTAAATAACAAGGATAATCTAGTTAAACAGCATGCAAAAGTTGCTGAGGAAGCAGTCTCAG GTTGGGAGAAAGCTGATGCAGAAGTTGTTTCCTTAAGACGTCAACTTGAATCTTTGTCTCTCTCTAAGCTCACTGTTGATGAGAAAGCAGCTCACCTAGATGAAGCCTTAAAAGAGTGCATGAAGCAGATAAGAACTGTAAAGGAAGAAAGTGAGCAGAAACTGCAGGAGGTGATTCTTATGAAATCTCATCAGTGGGAGAAAATCAAGTTAGAACTTGAAGCACAAATAGACAATTTGGATGAAGGACTTCGTGAGTTAGCCAGTGAAAATGCTGCCCTTCTAAGATCAGTTCAAGAAAGTTCGAACAAAATAGTGAAACTAAAAGAAGAGAAGTCTGAAGCAGAGGCAGAGGTAGAGCATCTAGAGAAGAATATTCAgtcaaaggaaaaagaaataacCTCACTAAAGTATGAGCTGCACATGATTTCTAAGGAGATGGATATCCGTAATGAAGAGAAGAATATGATCATGAGATCAGCAGAAGTGGCAAACAAGCAACACACTGAGGATGGCAAGAACATTGACAAGCTAGAAAGTGAGTGTCAACGACTCCGTGGTCTTTTGAGAAAGAAGCTACCTGGGCCTGCTGCATTGGCACAAATGAAGCTAGAAGTTGAGAGTTCACACCATGTCATCAGTGCACCCCATCTGAGAAAAACTAGTTCAAAAACTGATGGCCTGCAAGCATCTGAGTTTCTTACCAAACAATTGAAGGTGttggaagaagaaacaaagacattgaaagaagcattggcCTCAAGTAATGCTGAGCTGCAGGCTTCTAGGAACTTGTATGCTAAAACGGTTGGCAGACTTAAGCGCTTGGAAGCAGAGATACATCAAGAAAGAAACTCCCAGAAAGCAATGTTGGCAACCAATTATGGAAACCCCTTCAGTAGAGTTTATAGCTATCCACCAAGCATCACTTCTATCTCTGACAATGGGCATGAAGATTCAGAAAGTCATGTTGAGTCATGTGCAACATCAATTCCTGACCATTCTGATATCAGGAGGATTGGAAGTGTAGGTAAATTAGAGAATCATAAGAGTGAAACTATCTCAGAACTGATGGATGACTTTCTGGAAGTGGAGAAGATGGCATGTTTATCAGACAATGGTGGTGTACCTCTTGGCATCATTAGTAAAGCTAATGATGATGCTGAAGATAAAAAGGAGACTAGCTGTTtatcttcaaataaaaattgttttgacAGGATAAACCAATCAATAGAACCTGAGGCAGCTGAACATGTCGAGCATATGCAAGATCTTAAGGAAAAAAAGATGATGTTACTGGAAAACATGCAGCTTCTAGAAGAACTTAAAGCTCAATTGGCATCGTCTAATAAATCATGTAGTTTAGGTGAGATTCAACTGAAATGCATGACTGAGTCTTACAGGTCACTTCAAACACGTGTAGAGGTGTTAGAAGCtgaaaataagtatttaaaGGAAAAGATGGATGAGCTAAAGAATGATCTTGCAGAGGAAAAACAAAGTCATCATGATGCTTTGGTGAGGTACaaagaaattgaagagaaaatgcaaag GGACAAGTGCTTGGTGTGTGCATCAAACTCAGCAGCAAATTCTGGGAAG GATAAAGAACTAGCAGCTGCAGAGAAAAAGCTGGCAGAATGTCAGGAGACTCTGTCTATACTTGGTAGGCAGTTGCAAGCTATGTGCCCTCAGATAGGTGTAACCATGACTCATCATAGTAAAAGGCTTCAAATGAATGAAAAGTTCGCCAAACCAACTTATGGCTGGTCAAATTCTTATGGTTCATGTAACTCAAATGAAATTGATCGTGCTGAGGCATGTAGCGTAGTGTCTGACATTCAAGGAGTGACTGATGAGTTATCATCGCATAATAACTCTGGTGCCACATCATGTCTTTCAGACACCGAAGGGAACTATTGGTTAAACCCTTGA
- the LOC100798311 gene encoding 60S ribosomal protein L8-3 produces the protein MGRVIRAQRKGAGSVFKSHTHHRKGPARFRSLDFGERNGYLKGVVTDIIHDPGRGAPLAKVAFRHPFRYKKQMELFVAAEGLYTGQFIYCGKKATLVVGNVLPLRSIPEGAVICNVEHHVGDRGVFARASGDYAIVISHNPDNDTSRIKLPSGSKKIVPSGCRAMIGQVAGGGRTEKPLLKAGNAYHKFRVKRNCWPKVRGVAMNPVEHPHGGGNHQHIGHASTVRRDAPPGQKVGLIAARRTGRLRGQAAATAAKADKTT, from the exons ATGGGAAGGGTGATTCGCGCACAGCGTAAGGGTGCGGGGTCGGTGTTCAAGTCCCACACCCACCACCGCAAGGGTCCGGCGAGGTTCCGCAGCCTCGACTTCGGCGAGCGCAACGGCTACCTCAAAGGGGTCGTCACCGATATCATCCACGACCCTGGTCGCGGTGCTCCTCTAGCCAAGGTGGCGTTCCGCCACCCCTTCCGCTACAAGAAGCAGATGGAGCTCTTCGTCGCCGCCGAGGGCCTCTACACCGGCCAGTTCATCTACTGCGGCAAGAAGGCCACCCTCGTCGTCGGCAACGTCTTGCCCCTCCGATCCATCCCCGAAGGTGCCGTTATCTGCAACGTCGAGCACCACGTTGGCGACCGCGGCGTCTTCGCCAGAGCCTCCGGTGACTATGCCATTGTTATCAGCCACAACCCTGATAACGACACCTCTAG GATCAAGCTTCCTTCTGGGTCAAAGAAGATTGTGCCTAGTGGGTGCAGGGCGATGATTGGGCAGGTTGCAGGTGGAGGGAGGACTGAGAAGCCTCTTCTGAAAGCTGGTAATGCTTATCACAAATTCAGAGTGAAGAGGAATTGCTGGCCTAAGGTGCGTGGTGTGGCGATGAACCCAGTTGAGCATCCTCATGGAGGAGGTAATCACCAGCATATTGGTCATGCCAGTACCGTCAGGCGTGATGCTCCTCCTGGCCAGAAGGTTGGTCTCATTGCTGCTAGGAGGACTGGTCGTCTTAGGGGGCAAGCTGCTGCTACTGCTGCTAAAGCGGATAAGACCACCTGA
- the LOC100798840 gene encoding auxin-responsive protein SAUR50 yields the protein MAIKKSNKLPQAIVLKQIVKRCSSFGKKQTYNEEGLPDDVPKGHFAVYVGENRTRYIIPISWLAHPQFQILLQRAEEEFGFNHDMGLTIPCDEVAFESLTSMMR from the coding sequence ATGGCCATCAAAAAATCCAATAAACTACCACAAGCTATTGTTCTCAAGCAAATTGTCAAGAGATGCTCAAGTTTTGGCAAGAAGCAGACCTACAATGAAGAGGGTCTTCCTGATGATGTGCCAAAAGGCCATTTTGCGGTCTATGTTGGAGAGAACAGGACCAGATATATTATCCCAATTTCATGGCTGGCTCACCCTCAGTTTCAAATTTTGCTCCAAAGAGCTGAGGAGGAGTTTGGCTTCAACCACGACATGGGACTTACCATACCATGCGATGAAGTTGCATTTGAGTCATTAACTTCCATGATGAGATGA